The Streptomyces avermitilis MA-4680 = NBRC 14893 genome contains a region encoding:
- a CDS encoding class I SAM-dependent methyltransferase gives MSDDHTHVQEFFEARAADWDSRFPDDGPAHAAAVAELGLREGDRVLDAGCGTGRALPSLRAAVGSSGVVVGVDLTPAMLAAAARAGRGRDGHLLLADVTRLPLGTESLDAVFAAGLIAHLPEPAENLRELARVVRAGGTLALFHPIGRAALAARQGRQITPDDLRAEANLGPLLAGSGWRMTSYVDEDARFLALAVRVK, from the coding sequence ATGAGCGACGACCACACACACGTCCAGGAGTTCTTCGAGGCGCGGGCCGCCGACTGGGACAGCCGGTTCCCCGACGACGGGCCCGCGCACGCGGCCGCGGTCGCCGAGCTGGGGCTGCGCGAGGGCGACCGCGTGCTCGACGCGGGCTGCGGGACGGGACGCGCCCTGCCGTCGCTGCGTGCCGCCGTCGGGTCCTCCGGTGTGGTCGTCGGCGTCGATCTGACCCCGGCCATGCTGGCGGCCGCCGCACGGGCCGGCAGGGGACGCGACGGGCACCTCCTGCTCGCCGACGTGACCAGGCTGCCTCTGGGCACGGAATCACTCGACGCCGTGTTCGCGGCCGGTCTCATCGCCCATCTCCCCGAACCGGCGGAGAACCTGAGGGAGTTGGCGCGAGTGGTGCGAGCCGGCGGCACTCTCGCGCTCTTCCACCCGATCGGCCGGGCGGCGCTCGCGGCGCGCCAGGGGCGGCAGATCACCCCGGACGATCTTCGCGCGGAGGCCAACCTCGGCCCGCTGCTTGCCGGTTCCGGCTGGCGTATGACGTCGTACGTCGACGAGGACGCCCGGTTCCTGGCGCTGGCCGTACGCGTGAAGTGA
- a CDS encoding alpha/beta fold hydrolase produces the protein MKQAEFDGRGSMIRWTETPGFEPARVYVHGLGSASTVYHAHIAARPEMAGRRTLFVDLPGHGISDRPADYGYTLEDHADALSAALDEAGVSGAEIVAHSMGGAVAIVLAHRRPGLVSRLVLSEANLDPYPPVKAGSSGIASYEEADYVDNGGHARVLDKIGPTWAATMRLADPRALHRTAVNLARGTTPTMRRLLEGMTADRVYLQGELSGEVEGRRDLEAAGVRVVTVPGAGHNVMFDNPDAFAAEVVGVP, from the coding sequence ATGAAGCAGGCTGAGTTCGACGGCAGGGGAAGCATGATCCGGTGGACGGAGACGCCGGGCTTCGAACCGGCACGCGTGTACGTGCACGGGCTGGGCTCGGCCTCGACGGTGTACCACGCGCACATCGCGGCGCGGCCCGAAATGGCCGGCCGCCGCACGCTGTTCGTGGATCTCCCGGGACACGGCATCAGCGACCGGCCCGCGGACTACGGCTACACCCTGGAGGACCACGCGGACGCGCTCTCCGCCGCGCTGGACGAGGCCGGGGTGAGCGGGGCGGAGATCGTCGCCCACAGCATGGGCGGGGCGGTCGCCATCGTGCTGGCCCACCGGCGACCCGGTCTCGTCTCGCGACTGGTGCTGTCCGAGGCCAACCTCGATCCGTACCCTCCCGTCAAGGCCGGCAGCAGTGGCATCGCCTCGTACGAGGAGGCCGACTACGTCGACAACGGTGGCCACGCGCGCGTGCTGGACAAGATCGGGCCCACCTGGGCGGCGACGATGCGACTCGCCGACCCGCGCGCCCTCCATCGCACCGCGGTGAACCTCGCACGCGGCACGACCCCCACGATGCGCCGCCTCCTGGAAGGAATGACCGCGGACCGCGTCTATCTCCAGGGCGAACTGAGCGGTGAAGTCGAGGGCAGGCGGGACCTGGAGGCGGCGGGTGTACGTGTGGTGACCGTGCCCGGCGCCGGCCACAACGTCATGTTCGACAACCCGGACGCCTTTGCCGCAGAGGTCGTCGGCGTGCCCTGA